The sequence below is a genomic window from Proteus vulgaris.
CAGTTAATTCGTGCTTTATTCTCTATATCGATAGTCATACTCTGCTCTTTACATTGTTCAAATCAAGAAATACCACTATTTCTTCCTAGCCCTGATGATAGTCTTATCGCAAAATTTTTAACATCAAAATGATCACAGTTTGCAGGTTTAGTCTCATAGACAACCTATTGAACACGCTTTCATTTGTTATTTATCAGGTTCATTTTCTGTGCGTTAAAATAATAATGACTTGCATTGTCTTGTCACTCTTTTACCATAACTGGTGTATCTGATTAATTTAATAGCTGGTGACATCATGACTCAAAATTCTACTCAGGCTAAACGCCCTCATGCAGCAATCAATTTGCCATTAACACTGGTTTCTTTAGATGAATGGTCACTGATAACAGCAACAGGTGCTGACAGTGAAAAATATCTACAAGGTCAACTCACTACGGATATTGCAGCCCTTCCAACAACGACACATACATTGTCTGCACACTGTGAAGCAAAAGGTAAAATGTGGAGTACGCTCCGCTTATTCCACCAGCAAGAAGGTTTTGCTTATATTCTGCGTAAAAACGTCGCGCAAAAACAACTGACTGAATTAAAAAAATATGCCGTATTTTCAAAAGTAACCTTAGCTGAAAATACAGATAGCGTTTTATTAGGATTAGCTGGACAAGGTGCTGCTCTTGCATTAGCCGATTACTTCCCAGAGATCCCTCGTAAAGCAAATGAAGTTGTTAATCACGATAATACTTATATTCTTCAGCTACCTTTACCTACCGAACGTTTTTTAATCGTTACAGATGAAGAAACAGCCAAAAATCTTGCAACAACATTAAAAGCCGAAACCAGTAATAGCGAGCAATGGTTAGCCTTAGATATCGAGGCTGGATATCCTATTATTGATACTCCAAATATTGAGCAATTCTTACCTCAAGCAACAAATCTGCAAGCATTGCCGCTGAGTATCTGCTTTAAAAAAGGCTGTTATACCGGACAAGAAATGGTATCTCGCGCAAAATTTAGAGGTGCCAACAAACGTGCAATGTACCTATTATCAGGGGGTGGTACTGAATTACCTGAAATTGGCGGTAGCGTTGAATGGCAATTAGGCGAAGATAAATGGCGTAAAACAGGAACGGTATTAAGTGCTGTACGTATGGCTGATAATACTATTTTGGCTGAAGTTGTTATGAATAACGATATGGAGCTCGATAGTGTATTTAGAGTTCAAGGCGATAACATCAGCCGTCTATCCATTAAACCACTGCCTTATTCTTTAGAAGAAGAGTAATTTTTATTTATCATACCAATACGGATTTTTATGACACAATTACCTAAAGGGGCATTTGGCCCCTTCTCTGATACGATTAACTTTATTATGGAGTTAGATAAACTAAAACGTGTTTATCGTAAAAATAATGTATTAGACAATAGTCGTTCTGAAAATACTGCAGAACATAGCTGGCACTTTGCTGTTGCAGCAATGAGTTTTCAGCCGTATGCAGGTGATATTGATATGGGACGTGCTATTCAGTTAGCACTTGTTCACGATATCGTTGAAATAGATGCTGGCGATGTGATGGTGTATGACGTTGCTGCTCGTGAAGCAATTAAAGAGCACGAGCAAAAAGCTGCAAAACGTATTTTTGCTTTATTACCTTCGCCACAAAGTGAATATTTCCTCAATTTATGGCTGGAATATGATGCAGCTGAAACACCAGAATCTCAGTTTGCCAATATTCTTGATCGCACCATGCCAATGCTGATGAATTTACATAATGAAGGTCAAAGCTGGGTTGAAAATAATATCCGCTTAGAGCAAGTATTAGCGCGTAATCTGTTTATTGAAAAACAGTGGCCAGAATTTTGGCAATATCTCTATCCTCAATTATTAGAGGCGCAGAAAAAAGGCTGGCTGAAGTAATATATTCAAGACTGAATTTGTTAATAAAAAAATACCGATGGCTAACTTAACCATCGGTATTTTATTTAGGAATATTGTTAGATTAAAGCTTATTCATAATCACTGATTGGTGCGCATGAACAATGTAAATGGCGGTCGCCATACACATCATCAAGACGTTTAACCGCTGGCCAATATTTACTTTGTTTCGTTGCTTCACTTGGGAACACCGCACATTCACGGCTATAACTATGTGACCACTCTTGCACTAATTCATATTGTGTATGAGGCGCATTAACTAATGGGTTATCGTCAATTGGCCATACACCTTTATCTACCTGTGCAATTTCAGCACGAATAGAAAGCAGAGCCTCAATAAAGCGATCAATTTCAACTTTACTTTCGGATTCTGTTGGCTCAATCATTAATGTCCCCGCAACAGGGAATGACATGGTTGGAGCGTGGAATCCATAATCAATTAGACGCTTAGCCACATCCATTTCACTGATACCGTAATTCGCTTTTAATGGACGAATATCGATAATACATTCATGTGCAACATAACCATCAGCGCCAGCATAAAGAATGTCATAGTCATTTTTCAGGCGTTGCGCGATATAGTTCGCATTTAAGATAGCCACTTGGCTTGCTTGTTTAAGCCCTTGTGCGCCCATCATACGAATATACATCCAACTAATTGGTAGTATTGAAGCGCTACCAAATTGAGCTGCAGAAACCGCGCCTTGTGTAGTGACATTTTCCATTTCAACAACAGAATGTCCCGGTACAAATGGTGCTAAGTGTGATTTCACACCAATAGGTCCCATACCTGGGCCACCACCGCCATGAGGAATACAGAAGGTTTTATGTAAGTTTAAGTGAGAAACATCAGAGCCAATAAAGCCCGGTGTGGTGATCCCCACTTGCGCATTCATATTCGCGCCATCAAGATAAACTTGTCCGCCATATTGATGAATGATCTCGCAAACTTCACGAATACCTTCTTCATAAACACCATGCGTTGATGGATATGTCACCATCACACAAGAGAGTTCAGCTTGATGTTTTTCTGCTTTAGCTTTTAAGTCCGCAATATCGATATTACCGTTATCATCACAACCGACGACAACCACTGTCATTCCTGCCATATGAGCAGAAGCAGGGTTAGTACCGTGTGCCGAACTTGGGATCAAGCAGATATGTCGCGCACCTTCTCCACGACTTTGGTGATAACGACGAATAGCTAATAAACCGGCATATTCACCTTGGGCACCTGAGTTTGGTTGCATACACATCGCATCATAACCCGTTAATGCAGCAAGCCAACTAGAGAGTTGTCCAATCATCACTTGGTAGCCTTTCGCTTGATAAGCTGGGCAGAATGGATGTAACTCTGTAAATTCAGGCCATGTGATTGGGATCATTTCAGCGGCAGCATTTAGTTTCATTGTGCATGAACCTAATGGGATCATCGCTTGATTCAATGCTAAGTCTTTATTTTCTAAACGATGCATATAGCGCATCATTTCTGTTTCACTGTGATAATGATGAAAGTTTTCATGTGTCAGCACAGTGTCTTTACGTTGCATAGAATCAGGGATTGATGCTGACGCAGAAGCCACTTGTCTATCAAGTGCATCAATATCACCAGCTAATGCTTTACCACTGATAATTTCAACAAGCTTTAATACATCTTCACGTGTTGTAATTTCGCTTAGTGTTACACCCACGGCACCCACAATATCGGTACGTAAGTTAATTTCAGCATCTTTAGCGCGTTGTAATACAGCCGCTTTATCTGCAGTATCAATCGTTAAGGTATCAAACCAAGTTTTATGGCGTAATACCATACCGTTTTGTTGTAAACCCGCTGCTAAAATATCCGTTAAACGATGAATACGTTGAGCGATGGTTTTTAATCCTTCAGGTCCATGATAAACCGCATACATAGCCGCGATATTGGCAAGTAAGACTTGGGATGTACAAATATTGGAGTTCGCTTTTTCACGACGAATATGTTGCTCACGCGTTTGCATCGCCATACGTAATGCACGATTACCCGCAGCATCACGAGAAACACCAATAATACGCCCCGGCATCGCACGTTTATATTCATCACGACAAGCAAAGAATGCCGCATGAGGTCCACCGTAACCCATTGGTACACCAAAACGTTGCGCTGAGCCTAATACGATATCAGCACCTTGATGACCCGGTGCTGTGAGTACCACCAGCGCCATTAAATCAGCGGCAACACTAGTAATAATTTTGCGTTCTTTTAGTGCTGCTAATAACTTACTGTGATCATGAACTTCGCCCGTTGTGCCGACTTGTTGTAATAGCACGCCAAAGACACCTTCGAGCTCTAATACTTTTTCAGCCTTATCAACAACCACTTCAAAACCAAAGGTATCAGCGCGGGTTCTGACAACATCTAAGGTTTGAGGGTGAATATCATCAGCAACAAAGAAACGATCCGCATTTTTTAATTTGCTTACACGTTTTGCCATTGCCATTGCTTCAGCTGCTGCCGTTGCTTCATCTAGCAGTGATGCAGAAGCGAGATCCATTCCAGTGTAATCAATTGTAACTTGTTGGAAATTCAGTAGTGATTCTAGACGACCTTGAGAAACTTCTGGCTGATACGGTGTATAAGCGGTATACCAGCCCGGATTTTCTAGTAAATTACGCAAAATCACAGGAGGTAATACAGAAGGCGCATAACCCATTCCAATGTAAGAAGTAAAACGTTTATTTTGGCTGGCGATCGCTTTCAGTTCAGCCAAGGCTTCTTGCTCTGTTGCTCCTGCACCCACATTCGGTGGTGTCTCTAATTGAATATTATCTGGAACAATTTTTTGAGTTAATTCAT
It includes:
- the gcvP gene encoding aminomethyl-transferring glycine dehydrogenase, producing MTQTLNQLEYRDEFIRRHIGSSPEQIKEMLSAVGVSSLNELTQKIVPDNIQLETPPNVGAGATEQEALAELKAIASQNKRFTSYIGMGYAPSVLPPVILRNLLENPGWYTAYTPYQPEVSQGRLESLLNFQQVTIDYTGMDLASASLLDEATAAAEAMAMAKRVSKLKNADRFFVADDIHPQTLDVVRTRADTFGFEVVVDKAEKVLELEGVFGVLLQQVGTTGEVHDHSKLLAALKERKIITSVAADLMALVVLTAPGHQGADIVLGSAQRFGVPMGYGGPHAAFFACRDEYKRAMPGRIIGVSRDAAGNRALRMAMQTREQHIRREKANSNICTSQVLLANIAAMYAVYHGPEGLKTIAQRIHRLTDILAAGLQQNGMVLRHKTWFDTLTIDTADKAAVLQRAKDAEINLRTDIVGAVGVTLSEITTREDVLKLVEIISGKALAGDIDALDRQVASASASIPDSMQRKDTVLTHENFHHYHSETEMMRYMHRLENKDLALNQAMIPLGSCTMKLNAAAEMIPITWPEFTELHPFCPAYQAKGYQVMIGQLSSWLAALTGYDAMCMQPNSGAQGEYAGLLAIRRYHQSRGEGARHICLIPSSAHGTNPASAHMAGMTVVVVGCDDNGNIDIADLKAKAEKHQAELSCVMVTYPSTHGVYEEGIREVCEIIHQYGGQVYLDGANMNAQVGITTPGFIGSDVSHLNLHKTFCIPHGGGGPGMGPIGVKSHLAPFVPGHSVVEMENVTTQGAVSAAQFGSASILPISWMYIRMMGAQGLKQASQVAILNANYIAQRLKNDYDILYAGADGYVAHECIIDIRPLKANYGISEMDVAKRLIDYGFHAPTMSFPVAGTLMIEPTESESKVEIDRFIEALLSIRAEIAQVDKGVWPIDDNPLVNAPHTQYELVQEWSHSYSRECAVFPSEATKQSKYWPAVKRLDDVYGDRHLHCSCAPISDYE
- the ygfZ gene encoding tRNA-modifying protein YgfZ; translated protein: MTQNSTQAKRPHAAINLPLTLVSLDEWSLITATGADSEKYLQGQLTTDIAALPTTTHTLSAHCEAKGKMWSTLRLFHQQEGFAYILRKNVAQKQLTELKKYAVFSKVTLAENTDSVLLGLAGQGAALALADYFPEIPRKANEVVNHDNTYILQLPLPTERFLIVTDEETAKNLATTLKAETSNSEQWLALDIEAGYPIIDTPNIEQFLPQATNLQALPLSICFKKGCYTGQEMVSRAKFRGANKRAMYLLSGGGTELPEIGGSVEWQLGEDKWRKTGTVLSAVRMADNTILAEVVMNNDMELDSVFRVQGDNISRLSIKPLPYSLEEE
- a CDS encoding HD domain-containing protein, which encodes MTQLPKGAFGPFSDTINFIMELDKLKRVYRKNNVLDNSRSENTAEHSWHFAVAAMSFQPYAGDIDMGRAIQLALVHDIVEIDAGDVMVYDVAAREAIKEHEQKAAKRIFALLPSPQSEYFLNLWLEYDAAETPESQFANILDRTMPMLMNLHNEGQSWVENNIRLEQVLARNLFIEKQWPEFWQYLYPQLLEAQKKGWLK